The Corylus avellana chromosome ca8, CavTom2PMs-1.0 genome has a segment encoding these proteins:
- the LOC132190194 gene encoding protein phosphatase 1 regulatory subunit INH3-like, with protein MARPMNATARQIASSSPTVTVTLENPASSASSQQPPQQQQPETLVLKLNRKKKVTWKEGTVDNEFMQKKSSKKCCIFHKEKPFEDDDSDQDGDDHHHDDHNHNHNHNHDASCSKDH; from the coding sequence ATGGCGAGACCCATGAATGCGACGGCCAGACAAATCGCCTCCTCGTCCCCCACCGTCACCGTAACCCTAGAGAATCCCGCTTCATCGGCGTCCTCTCAACAGCCTCCACAACAGCAGCAACCGGAGACGCTGGTCCTCAAGCTCAACCGGAAGAAGAAGGTCACGTGGAAGGAGGGCACGGTGGACAACGAGTTTATGCAGAAGAAGAGTTCCAAGAAGTGCTGCATCTTCCACAAGGAGAAGCCCTTCGAAGACGACGACAGCGACCAAGACGGCGACGACCACCACCACGACGACCACAATCACAATCACAATCACAATCACGACGCCTCTTGTTCTAAGGACCACTGA
- the LOC132190129 gene encoding adenylate kinase, chloroplastic isoform X1, giving the protein MAACGVNFSTITQPRPQPCSPSLSLSSSSSSSPTNSPKSLISQLSFVSNNPNISLRRDRTLARSRLRAHNFKVMASATKPEPLKIMISGAPASGKGTQCELITQKYGLVHVSAGDLLRAEIAAGSENGRQAKEFMEKGKLVPDEIVVTMVKERLLQSDSQKNGWLLDGYPRSLSQATALKELGFEPDLFILLEVPEDTLVERVVGRRLDPVTGKIYHLKYSPPETEEIAARLTQRFDDTEEKVKLRLRTHHQNVEAVLSMYTDITVKIHGSVCKEEVFAQIDAVLAELLEQRQATSGSLAGKKM; this is encoded by the exons ATGGCGGCGTGCGGCGTGAATTTCTCAACGATAACACAGCCAAGGCCTCAGCCTTGCTCCCCTTCTCTGtccctctcctcctcctcatcctctTCCCCTACAAATTCGCCAAAGTCTCTCATTTCACAATTGTCATTCGTCTCGAATAATCCCAACATCTCCCTCCGTCGTGACAGAACCCTAGCCCGGTCTCGTCTCAGGGCTCATAATTTCAAG GTAATGGCGTCGGCGACGAAGCCAGAGCCTCTCAAGATTATGATATCTGGGGCTCCAGCTTCTGGCAAAGGAACCCAGTGTGAGCTCATCACTCAAAAa TATGGTCTGGTGCATGTTTCTGCTGGAGATTTACTCAGGGCAGAAATTGCAGCTGGTAGTGAAAATGGAAGGCAAGCAAAGGAATTCATGGAGAAAGGAAAATTAGTCCCAGACGAGATAGTTGTCACG ATGGTGAAGGAGCGGCTATTGCAGTCAGATTCTCAGAAAAATGGTTGGCTTTTGGATGGGTACCCAAGGAGCTTATCACAAGCAACTGCTCTTAAGGAACTTGGGTTTGAACCAGATCTTTTCATTCTCCTAGAA GTTCCTGAAGATACTCTTGTTGAGAGAGTCGTTGGACGAAGGTTAGATCCTGTTACTGGGAAGATATACCACTTGAAGTATTCCCCCCCAGAGACTGAAGAAATTGCTGCGAGGCTTACCCAACGATTTGATGATACAGAAGAAAAG GTAAAGTTGCGGCTGCGCACTCATCATCAGAACGTGGAGGCAGTACTTTCAATGTATACAGACATAACAGTTAAG ATCCATGGAAGCGTTTGCAAGGAGGAAGTGTTTGCCCAAATTGACGCTGTGCTGGCTGAACTTCTTGAGCAAAGGCAGGCTACTTCAGGATCTTTGGCGGGAAAAAAGATGTAG
- the LOC132191140 gene encoding adenylate kinase, chloroplastic-like: MAACGVNFSTITQPRPQPCSPSLSLSSSSSSSPTNSPKSLISQLSFVSNNPNISLRRGRTLARSRLRAHNFKVMASATKPEPLKIMISGAPASGKGTQCELITQKYGLAHVSAGDLLRAEIAAGSENGRRAKEFMEKGKLVPDEIVVTMVKERLLQSDSQENGWLLDGYPRSLSQATALKELGFEPDLFILLEVPEDTLVERVVGRRLDPVTGKIYHLKYSPPETEEIAARLTQRFDDTEEKVKLRLRTHHQNVEAVLSMYTDITIKIHGSVCKEEVFAQIDAVLAELLEQRQATSGSLAAKKM, translated from the exons ATGGCGGCGTGCGGCGTGAATTTCTCAACGATAACACAGCCAAGGCCTCAGCCTTGCTCCCCTTCTCTGtccctctcctcctcctcatcctctTCCCCTACAAATTCGCCAAAGTCTCTCATTTCACAATTGTCATTCGTCTCGAATAATCCCAACATCTCCCTCCGTCGTGGCAGAACCCTAGCCCGGTCTCGTCTCAGGGCTCATAATTTCAAG GTAATGGCGTCGGCGACGAAGCCAGAGCCTCTCAAGATTATGATATCTGGGGCTCCAGCTTCTGGCAAAGGAACCCAGTGTGAGCTCATCACTCAAAAa TATGGTCTGGCGCATGTTTCTGCTGGAGATTTACTCAGGGCAGAAATTGCAGCTGGTAGTGAAAATGGGAGGCGAGCAAAGGAATTCATGGAGAAAGGAAAATTAGTCCCAGACGAGATAGTTGTCACG ATGGTGAAGGAGCGGCTATTGCAGTCTGATTCTCAGGAAAATGGTTGGCTTTTGGATGGGTACCCAAGGAGCTTATCACAAGCAACTGCTCTTAAGGAACTTGGGTTTGAACCAGATCTTTTCATTCTCCTAGAA GTTCCTGAAGATACTCTTGTTGAGAGAGTCGTTGGACGAAGGTTAGATCCTGTTACTGGGAAGATATACCACTTGAAGTATTCTCCCCCAGAGACTGAAGAAATTGCTGCAAGGCTTACCCAACGATTTGATGATACCGAAGAAAAG GTAAAGTTGCGGCTGCGCACTCATCATCAGAACGTGGAGGCAGTACTTTCAATGTATACAGACATAACAATTAAG ATCCATGGAAGCGTTTGCAAGGAGGAAGTGTTTGCCCAAATTGACGCTGTGCTGGCTGAACTTCTTGAGCAAAGGCAGGCTACTTCAGGATCTTTGGCGGCAAAAAAGATGTAG
- the LOC132189486 gene encoding protein phosphatase 1 regulatory subunit INH3-like has translation MARPINATARQIASSSPTVTVTLENPASSASSQQPPQQQQPETLVLKLNRKKKVTWKEGTVDNEFMQKKSSKKCCIFHKEKPFEDDDSDQDDDHHYHHDDHNHNHNHNHDASCSKDH, from the coding sequence ATGGCGAGACCCATAAACGCGACGGCCAGACAAATCGCCTCCTCGTCCCCCACCGTCACCGTAACCCTAGAGAATCCCGCTTCATCGGCGTCCTCTCAACAGCCTCCACAACAGCAGCAACCGGAGACGCTGGTCCTCAAGCTCAACCGGAAGAAGAAGGTCACGTGGAAGGAGGGCACAGTGGACAACGAGTTTATGCAGAAGAAGAGTTCCAAGAAGTGCTGCATCTTCCACAAGGAGAAGCCCTTCGAAGACGACGACAGCGACCAAGACGACGACCACCACTACCACCACGACGACCACAATCACAATCACAATCACAATCACGACGCCTCTTGTTCTAAGGACCACTGA
- the LOC132190129 gene encoding adenylate kinase 2, chloroplastic isoform X2, giving the protein MASATKPEPLKIMISGAPASGKGTQCELITQKYGLVHVSAGDLLRAEIAAGSENGRQAKEFMEKGKLVPDEIVVTMVKERLLQSDSQKNGWLLDGYPRSLSQATALKELGFEPDLFILLEVPEDTLVERVVGRRLDPVTGKIYHLKYSPPETEEIAARLTQRFDDTEEKVKLRLRTHHQNVEAVLSMYTDITVKIHGSVCKEEVFAQIDAVLAELLEQRQATSGSLAGKKM; this is encoded by the exons ATGGCGTCGGCGACGAAGCCAGAGCCTCTCAAGATTATGATATCTGGGGCTCCAGCTTCTGGCAAAGGAACCCAGTGTGAGCTCATCACTCAAAAa TATGGTCTGGTGCATGTTTCTGCTGGAGATTTACTCAGGGCAGAAATTGCAGCTGGTAGTGAAAATGGAAGGCAAGCAAAGGAATTCATGGAGAAAGGAAAATTAGTCCCAGACGAGATAGTTGTCACG ATGGTGAAGGAGCGGCTATTGCAGTCAGATTCTCAGAAAAATGGTTGGCTTTTGGATGGGTACCCAAGGAGCTTATCACAAGCAACTGCTCTTAAGGAACTTGGGTTTGAACCAGATCTTTTCATTCTCCTAGAA GTTCCTGAAGATACTCTTGTTGAGAGAGTCGTTGGACGAAGGTTAGATCCTGTTACTGGGAAGATATACCACTTGAAGTATTCCCCCCCAGAGACTGAAGAAATTGCTGCGAGGCTTACCCAACGATTTGATGATACAGAAGAAAAG GTAAAGTTGCGGCTGCGCACTCATCATCAGAACGTGGAGGCAGTACTTTCAATGTATACAGACATAACAGTTAAG ATCCATGGAAGCGTTTGCAAGGAGGAAGTGTTTGCCCAAATTGACGCTGTGCTGGCTGAACTTCTTGAGCAAAGGCAGGCTACTTCAGGATCTTTGGCGGGAAAAAAGATGTAG
- the LOC132190476 gene encoding serine/threonine-protein kinase-like protein CCR4 → MAFLFNAPNFLLLGFIITIFSCIIPFVSSLSTVSISETSNHTLICALIKSSNQQAFHLNCTSFPQGIQIPVNQNFSFSAIVAGNGFVCGLTHPSSSILLCWRFSINGTNMFNKRIYNGTALKQLDAGNSHICGIVNGTNRLECWQWRGFNRTIDQNQSFSSIAVGENFACGLSEIGKVTCFYSTGVARIEPTRNFSVVSAGFRHACAIYSDTHCLRCWGDMAGKEPEGKFVSLALGENRSCGLMSNQKVVCWGESRESNFSLPESLQDTQFISIEAKRSVFCGVLKSNYSLFCWGNEIFASNNFKVFDKVLPGPCTRTSECPCSIESLSSEICGQGYGLCRSCTSETPCLPSLHPPPDTPEGNESNVWDRRMVAFLVVGCVGSLALILVCCFFLIRYCKSGRGCSRVHDSGRLDETAPENGAQADEEQPAAAPENGAQADEEQPAAAPQLVRILEKRLSHLVSLGNGGCPLEEFSLEVLLQATGNFSEDNKIGTGSFGSVYHATLNDGREVAIKRAEISISTPYAIRREEDKDNAFLNELEALSRLNHKNLVRLLGFCEDSNERVLVYEFMQNGSLHDHLHRLQTSPLLSWAKRIKAALDAARGIEYLHVYAVPPIIHRDIKSSNILLDATWTAKVSDFGLSLMGPADEDSHLSLRAAGTVGYMDPEYYRLAQLTTKSDVYSFGVLLLEMLSGYKAIHKNENGVPRNVVDFVAPYIMQDQIHRVLDPHLPAPSPFEIEAVAYVGYVAVDCVNPEGRDRPTMTEIVHCLERALATCLAHPTLSRSTTDSST, encoded by the coding sequence atggctttccTCTTTAATGCCCCCAACTTTCTCCTGCTTGGCTTCATCATTACAATCTTTTCTTGTATTATTCCATTTGTTTCTTCACTCTCCACTGTATCAATCTCTGAGACTTCTAATCATACACTAATCTGTGCATTAATCAAGTCTTCTAACCAACAAGCTTTCCACCTCAACTGTACAAGTTTCCCTCAAGGAATTCAAATTCCCGTGAATCAGAATTTCTCGTTTTCTGCGATCGTCGCGGGAAACGGGTTTGTTTGTGGGTTGACGCACCCGTCTTCCTCAATCCTGCTTTGCTGGAGATTCTCTATCAATGGGACCAATATGTTCAACAAGCGTATCTACAACGGCACGGCACTCAAGCAGCTTGATGCTGGGAATTCCCACATTTGTGGAATTGTAAATGGGACCAATCGCCTTGAATGCTGGCAGTGGCGCGGATTCAATCGAACCATTGATCAGAATCAGAGCTTTTCGAGCATCGCCGTGGGTGAGAATTTTGCTTGTGGGTTATCAGAAATCGGAAAAGTTACTTGCTTTTATAGTACAGGGGTTGCCAGAATAGAGCCTACCAGGAATTTTAGCGTGGTCTCTGCTGGGTTTAGACATGCTTGTGCAATCTATTCGGATACCCATTGTTTGCGTTGCTGGGGAGATATGGCAGGCAAGGAACCAGAGGGGAAGTTCGTCTCACTGGCTTTGGGAGAGAACCGTAGCTGCGGTTTAATGTCTAATCAAAAAGTTGTTTGCTGGGGCGAAAGCCGCGAAAGCAATTTCAGTCTGCCGGAGAGTTTGCAAGATACACAATTCATCTCGATTGAAGCAAAGCGCAGTGTTTTCTGTGGAGTTTTGAAGtcaaattattctttattttgctGGGGTAATGAGATTTTTGCCTCGAACAACTTCAAGGTGTTTGATAAAGTCCTGCCAGGGCCGTGTACAAGAACAAGTGAATGCCCGTGCAGTATAGAGTCCCTTTCTTCCGAAATTTGTGGTCAGGGATATGGACTCTGCCGGTCTTGTACAAGCGAAACTCCCTGCCTACCGTCGCTGCATCCGCCACCGGATACTCCAGAGGGCAACGAAAGCAATGTTTGGGATAGAAGAATGGTGGCTTTCCTAGTGGTGGGCTGCGTGGGATCGTTGGCTCTGATTTTAGTTTGCTGTTTCTTTCTAATCAGATACTGCAAGAGCGGCAGAGGCTGCAGCCGCGTCCATGACTCCGGTCGCCTGGACGAGACTGCACCTGAAAATGGTGCACAGGCTGATGAGGAGCAACCGGCTGCTGCACCTGAAAATGGTGCACAGGCTGATGAGGAGCAACCGGCTGCTGCACCGCAATTAGTACGAATTCTGGAGAAGCGGCTGAGCCACTTGGTCAGCTTGGGAAATGGCGGCTGCCCATTGGAGGAATTCTCCTTGGAAGTTCTGCTTCAGGCAACCGGCAATTTTTCCGAAGACAACAAGATTGGGACGGGTAGCTTCGGCTCCGTCTACCACGCCACGCTGAACGACGGCCGGGAAGTCGCCATCAAGCGCGCGGAAATATCAATCTCCACGCCGTACGCCATCAGGCGCGAGGAAGACAAAGACAACGCGTTCCTCAACGAGCTCGAAGCTCTGTCGCGCCTCAACCACAAGAACCTCGTCCGCCTCCTCGGCTTCTGCGAGGACAGCAACGAGCGCGTGTTGGTCTACGAGTTCATGCAAAACGGCTCACTCCACGACCATCTCCACCGCCTCCAAACGTCGCCGTTACTGTCATGGGCAAAGCGAATCAAGGCGGCGCTCGACGCAGCAAGAGGCATCGAGTATTTACACGTCTACGCAGTTCCGCCGATCATCCACCGCGACATCAAATCCTCCAACATCCTTCTCGACGCAACCTGGACTGCAAAAGTCTCGGATTTCGGCCTCTCCCTGATGGGTCCGGCCGACGAGGACTCCCACCTTTCCTTACGCGCCGCCGGCACCGTCGGCTACATGGATCCCGAATACTACAGGCTTGCGCAATTGACAACCAAGAGCGACGTCTATAGCTTCGGAGTATTGCTGCTTGAAATGCTGTCAGGATACAAGGCAATCCACAAGAACGAGAATGGGGTTCCTCGGAATGTGGTTGATTTTGTGGCGCCGTACATTATGCAAGATCAAATTCACAGGGTTTTGGACCCGCACTTGCCGGCGCCGAGCCCATTTGAAATAGAGGCGGTGGCGTATGTTGGGTACGTGGCGGTGGATTGCGTCAACCCGGAAGGCAGAGATCGGCCCACCATGACCGAGATTGTACATTGCTTAGAAAGAGCCCTGGCTACGTGTTTGGCGCACCCAACACTATCTCGGTCCACGACTGACTCCTCCACGTAG